A genomic region of Nostoc sp. UHCC 0702 contains the following coding sequences:
- a CDS encoding DUF839 domain-containing protein, with protein MKLSRRKFFTLAGASAAGTLMVSPLEALYARRANGQRLFGRGYGPLLPDPDGLLELPEGFQYRAFSRTGEIMTDRNPVPASHDGMAAFRGPRNTVILVRNHERSIGLTGSRVQVPNPYDPIARGGTTTLVVGSNRQLIKDFASLGGTIRNCAGGPTPWGSWISCEEDVTIPTASNGVTQLHGYNFEVPASATSPVNPVPLIAMGRFNHEAVAVDPKTGYVYQTEDRGDSLFYRFIPKVPGKLQQGGTLQALRIIGRPEVNTSNSGFVRGEKLAVDWVDIPEPNPTTEDNVRFQGRELGAALFARGEGIWYSNGEFYFCCTSGGAIGRGQVWRYIPADETIELFVESTSREQLDAPDNVVVAPFGDLILCEDGGGDNFLVGVTPNGEIYQFARNALQSGEFAGACFSPDGRTLFVNIQSPGITFAIWGPWSK; from the coding sequence ATGAAATTATCACGACGTAAATTCTTTACATTAGCAGGTGCGAGTGCTGCTGGTACCTTGATGGTATCTCCTTTAGAAGCTCTTTATGCAAGGAGAGCCAATGGTCAACGACTGTTTGGTAGAGGTTACGGGCCACTTTTACCAGATCCTGATGGCTTATTAGAGTTACCAGAGGGATTTCAGTATAGAGCTTTTTCTCGCACAGGCGAAATTATGACCGATCGCAATCCAGTGCCGGCTAGTCATGATGGGATGGCGGCTTTTCGTGGCCCTAGAAACACAGTTATTTTAGTTCGCAATCACGAACGTAGCATTGGTTTAACTGGTTCAAGAGTACAGGTGCCAAATCCCTACGATCCTATTGCCAGAGGTGGCACTACAACTTTGGTTGTTGGCTCCAATCGTCAGTTGATTAAAGACTTTGCTTCTCTCGGTGGAACCATCCGTAACTGTGCAGGTGGCCCGACTCCTTGGGGTTCATGGATTAGCTGTGAAGAAGATGTAACTATACCGACTGCAAGTAATGGAGTTACGCAGTTACACGGTTATAATTTTGAGGTTCCAGCGAGTGCAACCTCTCCTGTAAATCCAGTGCCTCTGATTGCTATGGGACGATTTAATCATGAAGCTGTGGCAGTAGATCCCAAGACTGGATATGTTTATCAGACTGAAGATCGAGGAGATAGCCTCTTCTACCGTTTTATCCCCAAAGTGCCTGGAAAGTTACAACAAGGAGGCACGCTTCAAGCTCTAAGGATTATAGGCAGACCTGAAGTCAACACCTCAAATAGCGGTTTTGTCAGGGGAGAGAAATTGGCTGTAGATTGGGTGGATATTCCTGAGCCAAACCCGACTACTGAAGATAATGTCAGATTCCAAGGTCGTGAACTGGGTGCTGCTCTGTTTGCTCGTGGGGAAGGCATCTGGTACAGCAACGGTGAATTTTACTTTTGCTGTACAAGTGGTGGTGCCATAGGGCGTGGTCAAGTCTGGCGCTACATTCCAGCTGATGAGACCATTGAGTTGTTTGTAGAGTCTACATCTAGAGAACAACTCGATGCTCCAGACAATGTAGTTGTAGCACCTTTTGGCGATCTCATCCTCTGCGAAGATGGAGGGGGTGACAATTTTTTGGTAGGTGTTACTCCCAATGGCGAAATCTATCAATTTGCACGTAATGCTCTCCAAAGTGGTGAATTTGCTGGGGCTTGTTTCTCACCTGATGGTCGGACTTTGTTTGTAAACATCCAAAGCCCTGGTATTACTTTCGCAATTTGGGGCCCTTGGAGTAAGTAG
- a CDS encoding 4'-phosphopantetheinyl transferase superfamily protein has protein sequence MTGVNPMWLPAPTDLTLLPDEVHVWRIDLDRPQGQLQNLAATLSGDELARAERFYFQEHRQRFIAGRGILRSILAGYLGIEPQQIKFDYQPRGKPMLADTFANTGLAFNLSHSQGLGLCAVNYTRQIGIDLEYIRPMSDVESLAERFFLPREYDLVRSLPIDQKQEVFFRYWTCKEAYLKATGEGIAQLEQVEIALTPTEPAKLQTSEDWSLLELVPADNYLAAVAVAGFGWHLKCWQY, from the coding sequence ATGACTGGTGTGAATCCTATGTGGCTGCCTGCGCCAACAGATTTAACTTTATTGCCCGATGAAGTTCATGTCTGGCGAATTGACCTTGACCGACCCCAAGGGCAGCTACAAAATTTGGCAGCAACTCTCTCTGGTGACGAACTTGCTCGTGCTGAACGATTTTATTTTCAGGAGCATCGGCAGCGTTTTATCGCTGGTCGCGGTATACTCCGGAGTATATTAGCTGGCTACTTGGGTATTGAGCCGCAACAAATAAAATTTGATTATCAACCTCGTGGTAAACCAATGTTAGCAGATACTTTTGCTAACACTGGGCTAGCGTTTAACTTGTCTCACTCTCAGGGTTTAGGGCTGTGTGCAGTGAATTATACTCGCCAAATTGGTATAGACCTAGAATATATCCGCCCGATGTCTGATGTGGAGAGCCTTGCCGAAAGGTTCTTTTTACCTAGAGAATATGATCTGGTGCGATCGCTCCCTATTGACCAGAAGCAAGAAGTGTTTTTCCGCTACTGGACTTGTAAGGAAGCTTATTTAAAAGCAACCGGAGAAGGAATAGCTCAGTTAGAGCAAGTTGAAATAGCACTAACTCCCACAGAACCAGCCAAATTACAAACATCTGAAGACTGGAGTCTCCTAGAACTAGTACCTGCTGACAATTATCTAGCTGCTGTTGCTGTAGCAGGTTTTGGTTGGCATCTCAAGTGCTGGCAGTATTGA
- the psbB gene encoding photosystem II chlorophyll-binding protein CP47, whose translation MGLPWYRVHTVVLNDPGRLISVHLMHTALVAGWSGSMALYELAIYDPSDPVLNPMWRQGMFVLPFMARLGVTQSWGGWNVTGGPSTDPGFWSFEGVAAAHIVLSGLLFLAAVWHWVYWDLELFRDPRTGEPALDLPKMFGIHLFLSGLLCFGFGAFHLTGLFGPGLWVSDPYGITGSVQPVAPEWGPDGFNPFNPGGIVAHHIAAGVVGIIAGLFHLTVRPPERLYKALRMGNIETVLSSSIAAVFFAAFVVAGTMWYGNAATPIELFGPTRYQWDQGYFRQEIQRRVQNSVGEGASLSEAWSQIPEKLAFYDYVGNSPAKGGLFRTGPMVKGDGIAQSWQGHAVFKDSEGRELTVRRLPNFFETFPVILTDADGIIRADIPFRRAESKYSFEQSGVTVSFYGGDLNGQTFTDPADVKKYARKAQGGEIFEFDRETLNSDGVFRTSPRGWFTFGHAVFALLFFFGHLWHGSRTIYRDVFAGVDADLEEQVEFGLFQKVGDKTTRRKEAL comes from the coding sequence ATGGGACTACCCTGGTACCGAGTACACACAGTCGTTCTGAACGATCCAGGGCGACTGATTTCTGTACACTTGATGCACACAGCCTTAGTGGCAGGCTGGTCTGGTTCGATGGCACTGTACGAACTAGCTATTTATGATCCCAGCGATCCAGTTCTCAACCCAATGTGGCGTCAAGGCATGTTCGTGCTGCCCTTCATGGCACGTTTAGGCGTCACCCAATCTTGGGGTGGTTGGAACGTTACTGGTGGCCCCTCAACCGATCCAGGTTTCTGGTCATTTGAAGGTGTTGCCGCAGCTCATATTGTTCTTTCTGGTCTGTTATTCTTAGCCGCTGTTTGGCACTGGGTTTACTGGGATTTGGAACTCTTTAGAGATCCCCGCACTGGTGAACCTGCTCTAGACTTGCCAAAAATGTTTGGCATTCACCTGTTCTTATCTGGTCTACTTTGTTTTGGCTTTGGTGCTTTCCACTTGACCGGACTATTTGGCCCGGGATTGTGGGTTTCTGACCCCTATGGAATCACTGGCAGCGTACAGCCAGTAGCACCAGAGTGGGGGCCAGATGGGTTTAACCCATTTAACCCAGGCGGTATTGTCGCTCACCACATTGCCGCTGGCGTTGTTGGTATTATCGCCGGTTTATTCCACCTGACAGTCAGACCCCCCGAACGGCTTTACAAAGCCCTGCGGATGGGTAACATTGAAACCGTACTTTCCAGCAGTATTGCGGCAGTATTCTTTGCTGCCTTCGTAGTTGCTGGTACTATGTGGTACGGTAACGCTGCTACCCCCATCGAACTGTTTGGCCCTACACGTTATCAATGGGATCAAGGCTACTTCCGTCAAGAAATTCAGCGTCGCGTCCAAAATAGCGTCGGCGAAGGTGCAAGCCTTTCTGAAGCTTGGTCGCAGATTCCCGAAAAACTTGCATTCTACGATTATGTCGGCAATAGCCCCGCTAAAGGCGGTCTATTCCGTACAGGCCCTATGGTCAAGGGTGATGGCATTGCCCAGTCTTGGCAAGGTCACGCAGTATTCAAAGATTCTGAAGGGCGGGAATTGACCGTGCGTCGTCTCCCCAACTTCTTTGAAACCTTCCCTGTAATTTTGACCGACGCAGATGGCATTATCCGCGCTGACATTCCTTTCCGTCGGGCAGAATCTAAGTATAGCTTTGAGCAATCTGGTGTCACCGTCAGCTTTTATGGTGGCGACCTGAATGGTCAGACATTTACAGATCCAGCTGATGTGAAGAAATATGCCCGTAAAGCTCAAGGCGGTGAAATCTTTGAATTTGACCGGGAAACCTTGAACTCTGACGGTGTATTCCGCACCAGTCCCAGAGGTTGGTTTACCTTTGGACACGCTGTATTTGCTCTATTATTCTTCTTTGGTCATCTCTGGCATGGTTCCCGGACAATCTACCGAGACGTATTTGCTGGTGTGGATGCGGATCTAGAAGAACAAGTAGAGTTTGGTTTATTCCAGAAAGTGGGTGATAAGACAACCCGCCGGAAGGAAGCTCTCTAA
- a CDS encoding HAD family hydrolase, producing the protein MATIKCRNITFTDIQAIFFDKNGTLEDSEAYLRSLGQKATRLIDAQIPGIGEPLLMAFGINSDTLDPAGLISVASRRETEIAAAAYIAETGRGWFESLTIARQALDEAEKYIGKTPAPLFAGSLEILKSLSVAGIKLGIISAATTAEVNDFVMHHQLSDYIQVQIGVDDGPSKPDPVLFLQACQALGVEPGATLMVGDSIGDMQMGRNAQAAGCIGITWIGKPDNVRGANVIINQLDEIQIVEA; encoded by the coding sequence TTGGCAACTATTAAATGTAGAAACATTACATTTACCGATATCCAAGCAATTTTTTTTGACAAAAACGGTACATTAGAAGACTCAGAAGCTTACTTGCGATCGCTTGGACAAAAAGCAACGCGGTTGATAGACGCTCAAATTCCGGGAATAGGGGAACCATTGTTAATGGCGTTTGGCATTAATAGTGATACCCTCGACCCAGCAGGTTTAATATCGGTAGCAAGTCGCCGTGAAACAGAAATTGCCGCAGCGGCATATATTGCCGAAACTGGGAGAGGATGGTTTGAGTCACTCACAATAGCCCGTCAGGCTTTAGACGAAGCGGAAAAATATATTGGCAAAACTCCTGCACCACTTTTTGCCGGTAGCTTGGAGATATTGAAGTCCTTGTCAGTAGCAGGAATTAAACTAGGCATCATTTCAGCTGCGACAACAGCAGAAGTAAATGATTTTGTGATGCACCATCAGTTAAGTGATTACATCCAAGTGCAAATAGGAGTGGATGATGGCCCTAGCAAACCAGACCCAGTGCTATTTCTGCAAGCTTGCCAAGCTTTAGGAGTTGAACCAGGCGCTACATTGATGGTAGGAGATTCTATAGGTGATATGCAAATGGGGCGTAATGCTCAAGCCGCAGGTTGTATTGGTATCACTTGGATAGGTAAGCCAGATAATGTCCGAGGTGCCAATGTGATAATTAACCAACTTGATGAAATCCAAATTGTAGAAGCTTAA
- a CDS encoding carboxymuconolactone decarboxylase family protein, with product MTKLIEYEEASDEVRSVYDDIRTTRQNDYINNFWKAIANHPPTLQRTWQAVKEVMTSPGELDPLMRELIYIAVSVTNGCEYCIASHTTAARGKGMSDTMFGEVMGIIATANTTNRLANGYQIPVDERFKT from the coding sequence ATGACCAAGCTGATCGAATACGAAGAGGCCAGCGACGAAGTACGCTCCGTATATGATGACATTCGGACTACGCGCCAGAATGACTACATTAACAACTTCTGGAAAGCTATAGCTAACCATCCCCCCACCTTGCAACGAACTTGGCAGGCGGTGAAGGAAGTAATGACTAGTCCTGGCGAACTCGACCCATTAATGCGCGAACTGATTTACATCGCTGTAAGCGTGACCAATGGCTGTGAATACTGCATTGCCTCGCACACAACAGCAGCGCGTGGCAAGGGTATGAGTGATACGATGTTTGGGGAAGTAATGGGGATAATCGCCACGGCTAACACAACCAATCGTCTCGCCAACGGCTATCAGATTCCTGTTGACGAACGATTCAAAACGTAA
- a CDS encoding 30S ribosomal protein S1: MVNQNLTATEIGFTHEDFAALLDKYDYHFSPGDIVPGTVFSIEPRGALIDIGAKTAAYIPIQEMSINRVDAPEEVLQSNETREFFILTDENEDGQLTLSIRRIEYMRAWERVRQLQAEDATVRSGVFATNRGGALVRIEGLRGFIPGSHISTRKPKEELVGEELPLKFLEVDEERNRLVLSHRRALVERKMNRLEVGEVVIGTVRGIKPYGAFIDIGGVSGLLHISEISHEHIDTPHSVFNVNDEVKVMIIDLDAERGRISLSTKQLEPEPGDMIKNRDLVYDKAEEMAAKYREQLLAKQQGAPAVMTLPVEAVEEVEAVVEEDIPAAIETEEEEIPVAIEE, translated from the coding sequence ATGGTCAATCAGAACTTAACCGCTACAGAAATTGGATTTACTCACGAAGATTTCGCTGCTCTACTTGACAAGTATGATTATCACTTTAGCCCTGGAGATATTGTACCAGGAACTGTTTTCAGTATAGAGCCGCGCGGCGCTCTGATTGACATAGGTGCTAAAACAGCAGCATACATACCTATACAAGAAATGTCTATTAACCGGGTTGATGCCCCGGAAGAAGTATTACAGTCAAATGAAACGCGAGAATTTTTCATTCTCACTGATGAAAACGAAGACGGACAGCTAACACTTTCCATTCGTCGAATCGAGTACATGCGGGCTTGGGAGCGTGTGCGTCAGCTGCAAGCAGAAGATGCCACTGTACGTTCCGGTGTATTTGCTACCAACCGTGGGGGCGCATTGGTCAGAATTGAAGGCTTGCGCGGGTTTATCCCCGGTTCTCACATTAGCACCCGCAAACCCAAAGAAGAATTGGTAGGTGAAGAACTGCCTTTGAAGTTCTTAGAAGTAGATGAAGAACGCAATCGCCTAGTTCTATCTCATCGTCGCGCATTGGTTGAGCGCAAGATGAACCGCCTGGAAGTTGGCGAAGTAGTAATTGGTACAGTTCGCGGGATCAAGCCTTACGGTGCATTTATTGACATCGGCGGAGTCAGCGGACTATTGCACATCTCAGAAATTTCTCACGAGCATATTGATACACCTCACAGTGTGTTCAATGTCAATGACGAAGTAAAAGTTATGATCATTGACTTGGATGCTGAAAGGGGTCGGATTTCCTTGTCCACCAAACAGCTGGAACCCGAACCCGGTGACATGATTAAAAACCGCGATTTAGTTTACGATAAAGCCGAAGAAATGGCAGCTAAATATCGAGAACAGCTGCTAGCTAAGCAACAAGGTGCCCCTGCGGTAATGACTTTGCCTGTGGAAGCAGTGGAAGAGGTAGAAGCTGTAGTTGAGGAAGACATCCCAGCAGCTATTGAAACTGAAGAAGAAGAGATACCAGTAGCTATTGAAGAGTAA
- a CDS encoding response regulator transcription factor, protein MPRILVIDDDPAISELVAVNLEMAGYDVSQAEDGIKGQALALQLQPDLIMLDLMLPRVDGFTVCQRLRRDERTAEIPVLMLTALSQTQDKVEGFNAGADDYLTKPFEVEEMLARVRALLRRTDRIPQAAKHSEILNYGPLTLVPERFEAIWFGETVKLTHLEFELLHCLLQRHGQTVSPSEILREVWGYDPDDDIETIRVHIRHLRTKLEPDPRHPRYIKTVYGAGYCLELPSVPPSTEGVSTSTVE, encoded by the coding sequence ATGCCGAGGATTCTTGTCATAGACGATGACCCAGCAATTTCAGAACTAGTTGCCGTCAACTTGGAAATGGCTGGCTACGATGTCAGCCAAGCTGAAGATGGTATCAAAGGTCAGGCTCTAGCACTCCAGCTACAACCAGACTTGATCATGCTTGACCTGATGTTACCAAGAGTTGATGGATTTACAGTTTGCCAACGCCTACGCCGGGATGAGCGCACAGCCGAGATTCCCGTGTTAATGTTGACGGCTTTAAGCCAAACTCAGGATAAGGTAGAAGGCTTCAATGCTGGGGCAGATGACTACCTAACCAAGCCCTTTGAAGTTGAAGAAATGCTGGCGCGGGTACGGGCTTTATTGCGGCGTACTGACCGCATTCCTCAAGCGGCAAAGCACAGCGAGATTTTGAACTATGGGCCGCTGACCCTTGTTCCCGAAAGGTTTGAAGCCATATGGTTTGGTGAAACTGTGAAACTGACTCACTTGGAGTTTGAGCTACTTCACTGTTTGCTGCAACGCCACGGTCAGACAGTTTCCCCTAGCGAAATCCTCAGAGAAGTTTGGGGCTACGATCCAGATGATGACATCGAAACGATTCGAGTACATATCCGGCACTTGAGAACCAAGCTAGAACCAGATCCCCGACACCCCCGCTACATCAAGACAGTGTATGGTGCGGGATACTGTCTTGAATTGCCCAGCGTTCCTCCATCAACTGAGGGGGTTTCAACATCAACAGTTGAGTGA
- a CDS encoding transposase, producing the protein MAFGKAKKVRFKQKGQFASVEGKTNKQGIRWTASNVEWMGLKLAGIIDKNDPVLLHGLNSKIKYVRLVRRLLNQKTFWFAQLVCEGEPYQKPKNLISDGLVGIDLGVSTVAIVGDNQTIWQPFTVELNSKQKKIRKLQRNMDRQRRANNPGNFNPNGTVKKGSKRWNKSNRYQKTAIKKREIERKQAAHRKSLHGRLVNQTLTLGKHIKTEKVSVKAWQKNYGKSIGFKSPASFQSELVRKAESAGGTVLMFSTRKTALSQTCLCGNKHKKSLSQRVHHCSVCRLRMQRDILSAYLSRYVDPKKETLSIQSAKHGWLGMEQSLLHGWHNGSAVGVLAVPVESELPNPEGSNQSARTKASPKSPTIGGTELMCSNPIARQESEPVTVNETYAVSWNPPDLSVG; encoded by the coding sequence ATGGCTTTCGGCAAGGCTAAAAAGGTTAGGTTTAAGCAAAAAGGTCAGTTTGCATCCGTAGAAGGTAAAACTAATAAACAAGGCATTCGTTGGACTGCTTCTAATGTTGAATGGATGGGTTTAAAACTTGCAGGCATCATTGATAAAAATGACCCTGTGTTATTGCATGGTTTAAACTCCAAGATTAAATATGTTCGCTTAGTGCGTCGTCTTCTTAATCAAAAAACATTTTGGTTTGCTCAATTGGTCTGTGAGGGTGAACCATATCAAAAGCCAAAAAATCTTATTAGTGATGGTCTGGTTGGTATTGATTTAGGCGTTTCAACTGTTGCAATAGTTGGGGATAATCAAACTATTTGGCAACCTTTTACTGTAGAATTAAATTCCAAACAAAAGAAAATTAGAAAGCTACAGCGCAACATGGATAGACAGCGCCGTGCCAATAATCCTGGTAATTTTAATCCCAACGGTACTGTCAAAAAAGGTTCAAAACGGTGGAATAAGTCCAACCGCTATCAAAAAACCGCTATCAAAAAACGTGAGATAGAACGTAAACAAGCGGCTCATCGTAAGTCTTTACATGGTCGATTAGTCAACCAAACTTTGACTCTCGGTAAACATATCAAAACCGAGAAAGTATCTGTCAAAGCATGGCAAAAAAATTATGGTAAATCCATAGGGTTTAAATCACCCGCGTCTTTTCAATCAGAACTAGTACGCAAGGCTGAAAGTGCTGGCGGTACTGTTTTAATGTTTTCGACCAGGAAAACTGCACTGTCGCAAACTTGTTTGTGTGGTAATAAACACAAAAAATCACTATCTCAACGAGTGCATCATTGTTCAGTTTGTCGATTACGTATGCAACGTGATATTTTATCTGCTTACCTGAGTCGTTACGTCGATCCAAAAAAAGAAACTCTGTCAATCCAATCAGCCAAACATGGTTGGTTAGGGATGGAACAATCCCTGCTGCACGGTTGGCACAATGGTTCGGCAGTCGGAGTCTTGGCGGTTCCCGTCGAGTCCGAACTGCCGAACCCGGAGGGGTCAAATCAATCAGCCAGAACCAAGGCTAGTCCGAAGTCTCCTACCATTGGTGGGACAGAGTTGATGTGCAGTAATCCAATAGCTCGTCAGGAGTCGGAACCAGTTACGGTAAACGAAACTTACGCAGTAAGTTGGAACCCCCCGGATTTATCCGTGGGGTAG
- a CDS encoding helix-turn-helix transcriptional regulator, which yields MGRAGKALKQILETYNISQNQLVVTMGIGRSTVHYWVNETRDPLAESIPEIVEALEKINSAAAKDFLVLYLGRIIQNDDPT from the coding sequence ATGGGAAGAGCAGGAAAAGCACTAAAACAAATACTCGAAACCTATAACATCAGCCAAAATCAATTGGTAGTGACAATGGGCATAGGACGTTCCACTGTTCACTACTGGGTTAATGAGACAAGAGATCCTCTAGCTGAGTCAATTCCAGAGATTGTTGAAGCGTTAGAGAAAATTAACTCTGCTGCTGCCAAAGATTTTTTGGTACTGTACCTAGGGCGCATCATTCAGAATGACGACCCGACATAA
- a CDS encoding photosystem II reaction center protein T — protein sequence MESVAYILIFTLCIGVLFFAIAFREPPRIEKKDE from the coding sequence ATGGAAAGCGTTGCGTACATCTTAATTTTTACCTTGTGTATAGGTGTTCTCTTCTTTGCGATCGCATTTCGCGAACCCCCCCGCATTGAAAAGAAAGACGAGTAA
- a CDS encoding Uma2 family endonuclease, translating into MQNTDTTLKLRLWTVEEYHRMAEAGIFGADERVELLEGQIIWMIAKGTAHRSAVGRTDYLLKNRLGNRAWVSIQDPIKLNERSEPEPDIAVVKVDPLDYADHHPTPPEVYLIIEVADSSLKLDCQTKAKAYSKAGIKDYWVLDVINRQLHVFREPTQDGYLSVVVLPEDATISPLDFPDLSIAVLEMLPPVSNIISRNT; encoded by the coding sequence ATGCAGAACACAGACACCACCTTAAAACTTCGCCTGTGGACAGTTGAGGAATACCACCGGATGGCTGAGGCTGGGATTTTTGGTGCAGATGAACGAGTGGAACTGCTAGAAGGACAGATAATCTGGATGATTGCTAAAGGAACAGCCCATCGTTCAGCAGTGGGTAGGACAGATTACTTACTGAAAAACCGTTTAGGAAATCGGGCGTGGGTATCCATTCAAGACCCAATCAAGTTAAATGAACGGTCTGAACCAGAACCGGATATTGCTGTCGTTAAAGTAGACCCACTGGACTACGCAGACCACCATCCTACCCCGCCTGAAGTTTATCTGATTATTGAGGTAGCAGATAGCAGCCTGAAGCTAGACTGCCAAACGAAAGCAAAAGCTTACTCAAAGGCGGGAATTAAAGATTATTGGGTGCTAGATGTAATTAATCGGCAATTACATGTGTTTCGAGAACCAACTCAGGATGGCTATCTTAGCGTTGTAGTGTTGCCAGAAGATGCGACTATCTCACCTTTGGATTTCCCTGATTTAAGTATTGCAGTTTTAGAAATGTTACCACCAGTGAGTAATATCATTTCACGAAATACCTGA
- a CDS encoding PEP-CTERM sorting domain-containing protein, with product MKSICNQIKATVAVAAVTSIATLVNLPSADAASFNLDWIGDQGYSAKGNFSYDDNFLGSIVTKDDLTRFTISFFNPERTLLQEFDYDFPNSSSSFNFNFDTVTKTVLQTGNFDTSLGFDLGIDFATDVTGLSFYTYQNPDQGLPTAKIFLKDDLSPEVCDTYPNCRLDLGGQLTAIAVPEPGAILGLLVAGSLSRFLKKKPASS from the coding sequence ATGAAAAGCATTTGTAACCAAATCAAAGCTACTGTAGCTGTTGCTGCTGTCACCTCTATAGCTACATTAGTTAATCTTCCCAGTGCTGATGCTGCTAGTTTTAACCTTGATTGGATAGGAGATCAAGGTTATTCAGCCAAAGGAAATTTTAGCTATGACGATAATTTCTTAGGAAGCATCGTCACCAAGGATGATCTGACTAGGTTCACCATTTCCTTCTTCAACCCAGAAAGGACTTTGTTGCAAGAATTCGACTACGATTTTCCTAATTCCAGCAGTAGTTTCAATTTCAACTTCGATACAGTCACAAAGACTGTTTTACAAACAGGTAATTTTGACACTTCTCTTGGCTTTGATTTGGGAATTGACTTTGCAACAGATGTGACAGGCTTATCTTTCTACACTTACCAAAATCCGGATCAAGGATTGCCCACGGCTAAGATATTCTTGAAAGATGATCTTTCACCAGAAGTCTGTGACACATACCCAAACTGTCGGTTGGATCTTGGGGGCCAATTGACAGCCATTGCTGTTCCTGAACCAGGAGCAATTTTAGGACTGTTAGTAGCTGGTTCATTGAGTAGATTCTTGAAGAAAAAGCCAGCATCTAGCTAG
- a CDS encoding SDR family NAD(P)-dependent oxidoreductase, giving the protein MVTLKGKTVLLTGASRGLGVYVARALAREQATIVCISRSKSRLDQTCNEIKALGGQGISIPFDIQNLTELLVLVEQIQEFVAPIDILINNAGIEIHRAFTDYSTEEIQSVLGTNLLSAMELTRLLLPSMKERGNGHIVNIASLAGKKGVAYNSIYSASKAGLIMWTDAMRQELAGTGIYFSSICPGYVSEIGMTADSHIPAPKLAGVSTPTRVVNAVIQAIKHNKAEVIVNENLLTETLTKIMFAIGQISPVSVDTIYRLLGVAELNQQRVENWTPNRGLTIGTHDK; this is encoded by the coding sequence ATGGTAACTCTCAAAGGAAAAACAGTATTGTTGACCGGTGCTTCACGCGGTCTGGGTGTATATGTTGCGCGTGCATTAGCGAGAGAGCAAGCAACTATAGTTTGCATTTCTCGTTCTAAATCAAGGCTAGATCAAACATGTAATGAAATCAAGGCTTTGGGTGGTCAAGGAATCAGTATTCCGTTTGACATTCAAAACTTGACGGAATTGCTAGTTCTAGTGGAGCAAATTCAAGAATTTGTTGCTCCAATTGATATCTTGATTAATAATGCTGGCATAGAAATTCATCGAGCTTTTACAGACTATTCTACAGAGGAGATTCAGTCAGTATTAGGAACTAATCTGTTGTCTGCTATGGAATTAACCCGTTTATTACTGCCCAGTATGAAAGAACGGGGTAACGGTCACATTGTCAATATTGCTTCTTTAGCTGGTAAAAAAGGCGTTGCTTACAACAGCATTTATTCTGCCAGTAAAGCAGGTTTAATTATGTGGACTGATGCAATGCGTCAGGAATTGGCAGGTACTGGCATTTATTTTTCATCAATTTGTCCAGGATATGTTTCTGAAATTGGCATGACTGCTGATAGCCACATACCCGCACCTAAACTAGCAGGTGTTTCGACACCAACGAGAGTAGTAAATGCTGTAATTCAAGCCATTAAGCACAACAAGGCAGAGGTAATTGTCAATGAAAATCTTCTAACAGAAACCTTGACAAAAATCATGTTTGCTATTGGACAAATTTCTCCGGTTTCTGTCGATACAATTTATCGCTTGTTGGGCGTGGCCGAATTAAACCAACAACGAGTCGAAAATTGGACTCCAAATCGTGGTTTAACAATCGGTACACATGATAAATAA